Genomic DNA from Magnolia sinica isolate HGM2019 chromosome 4, MsV1, whole genome shotgun sequence:
GGGTCAAAACCCCCTTTTTTCGGAAACCCCCTCTTGAGGACAtgcgtccaaacgggccctaaagaaCATCACAGGTCCTTTTAGCCCTCCATTTGTTTTGAAAGCTGGCTAACCTGATGAGAGCAACAAGCTGAtctttgggccagggcatctatGATGGGACTCACCTGACAGAGATAACTACACTTTTTGTCTACATTTGCATGTGCAGTGGCATGTAAGAGGGACTGAATTATACATGCTTGTAAGATCAGCAACTCCCATGCATCTATAAATATTGGAGGGCACAAACAGTAATTACTAATGGCTAATCTTTCCTCAAGCATGATTACGGACCAATTTTCCAATTCCCAGTCAAACAAAAGTCACACCCAACTTTGAGAAATTAAGAAACCGCCACTTCTTTTGGATAAAACTTGTGACTACCCCTGACCCTACACTGTCATGAGACCGGCGAGCCTACAGTGAGACACCGACAACCAAACGCCCTCAACTCCTCACAAGGATTCGTACATGTGATCACAGTGTTTATGGATTATGGAATAGGTAGGTTACCTGAGAAAGGATGTCCAGGTCGATAGCTTCATGAATCTCTTGCTTCCAACTCTTAGGAGCCATCTCGCACAGTTCATCCCTCACCTCCTTCACGAGTAGGACTATTCGACCATAATCAGGTTCATCTTCTTTCAACGACTCTGCAATTCCATCCCAAAAGGCCTTCTCCATTGTCTCTTTAATTTTTGCCTGCAAGGTGGGAAACAAGTATATCAATTGCAgcaatcttttttcttttgttctttatttcttggatgattttcccacagagaagaaaggaaaaacaaGATCAAGATGTTTTCTTATGCCAGGCAAAAATGAAATATCAAATTTACTCACTAACCTGGATAACAGTCTGATCTTCATTGCTGACAACAAAGCTATCAGCAAATGCGCGAGGACCCGCATGGAGAATTTCATTAACAAGCAGTTCATTCTCAGTGACTAAATTCTCACTCGTAGAAGAACTCGGCTGAGCATCTGAAGTTCTGGGAGCAGCTGAAGCGACTTCGGATGAGGATGGGGCATCCTTAAACAAGGAGCGAACTACACGGTGTGAGCTCTGACTGCCTTCAACAGGACTCCTTTGCTCTGAGACTGGAACAGAAGGCCCAGCTGAAGAACTGGGTGTTGAAGATGAAATATGAGCAATTGGTGGCACTGTCGGGCTACCATTCTCctttgcttcaaagtatttggaCCGCGTATCCGAGAGAGCACATTCCATCCGTTCAATGCCAGCACTACCACTCAGATGTTGCACTTTCTCCCGCAGAAGTTTCTGATCTTCAGAAACCTAAGCATCATGAAACATAAGAAACCATCAAAGCATTGATCATATATTGATCAACAAGTAGCCATCAAAACTACACCCATAAAGAGAAAACAACATTTAAGCATCTGAATTACCTAAGaatgtgtttggatgtaccccaCATAGATTGAAAGACAGAAACagcaaaaaataaacataaataaaataaaataaaataataaaaacaaaggcTAGAAATAAAAAAGCCATGGCTCCCTAGGCCATGGCCAAACACAAGAAAGGAATCATCACAAATTAACTGATTCTTTCAGGTGTGGTCCAAACTAAATGGCAGCTAGATAGCAGACCTCGAAAATCATGGCATCATAACATGGAGGAATTTTAAACAGCCAAATGTCAAGATAACGATTAAAGTTATTCATAGAACTATATGAAGGAGCAGATATGGACCTGTTTCTGGATAGCCCTCATATCATGAGTAAGATCGCCGCTGCTGCCTTCAGGAGTAAGCTTGCATGTCTGCATCATAGAAAGCTCGAGTTGGCAAGCAGCTCTAACCAAATCCTCCTCTAGAGACCTTGCATCTTTAACCTTCCACGCCACAAAGCGGTACAGATAAGAACACCATGCTGCATCAAAAGCTGCCAGCTGGGATCTGAAGGTCCGTCGAGTTGGTGATGGGGCAGATTCCTCAATATCCAAACTGTCGGCCATTATATCCGGAGATGATTGCCTTGAGGAGCCTGCACTATTGCTTTGCGAAGGACCATCTAATATAATCTTAACCAATAACTCAAACTCTTGGATGAAATTTGCAGCCGACTCGGCAAGTGCAACCTCACACTCCCCTTGCCCATTGAAAACCGCATCCGGATGGCCCAAAATCATGTAAGCACAGAGTACTACTCTTGTTGGGTACCTCAACAATTTATTTACTTCCAggctttttgtttctttctttgatcctttctttgtcCCTCTAGTCTTAGCAGTGTTATTAGATCCCCCCCTTCTATTTGGAGAAGCTAGACGTTTGAGCAGATGATCGATGTTGTCCAATCTCGACAAACTAGCCTGTGAAAGCATAAAACGGCTCTCCAACCGATCAAGTAAAGATTTCACTGTCTGAAGGGTTGCAGCTGATTCAATGTGGACAGCAAGTTGCTCAAATGGCATCGACCTGACAGATTTGTCGTTGATTTCTAAGGCCTCGTAAGCTTTAGCCAGAGCAAAAGTAGTTCTTCTAGACTTCAGGAACCGCCTCCAGCACCTGAAAATATGGGTGATGTCAAAATTCATTCTCATATTTCAAAATTGAAAAACAGAGGcattgtttggatgcacaattcaGTCAAACATTATTTAAGCTCCAGATATGGTATGATAGTATTGTAATTGAAAATAGATCGTGATTAGATTCTTGGTTCGTATGGCAATCAAGTGTTTTCCAATCAGTTATCAGTCTCTCTCCTAAGAGAACTAGAGAAGGAATGAACCCCAAAACATTACAACCTAACTCAATTGAGTAATACCTCGCTAATTTTCTCGAAAGGAAATCCCCATGCTTGTGCATCTTATTCCAATTAATGCGAGTTGAACTGTAGGGACTTCCTCTATGCCTCAAATACTCTGCCCTCTGTCTCTTTGCCTGTTATTCATCGAATTTTCTTAAGAACAAGTAGAATAGAACAAACCAATACACATGCTTTAATTTCTCGTACCCTTTGAAGCCGATCTTCCAGTTGGTCTTTCATTCTTCGTCTCTCGATCTCTCGTTGATGACAGACAGACTTGGCCACCCGTCGTACCTGCATCACTCTAGCACGAGCACGTGTCTTCTCTGCCTCTAATAATCCCAATCGCTTCTTTTCTGCGGCAGCACGCTTCTGGCACATCGCAGTTTGGACACGTTCTTTGTACTTGTTCTCTCGAAGTCTCCTCTGCAACAGAGATTGGGCTGTCCTTTCCTGAGCTGCAGCTCTTCTCTGTTTATAAGCCTTGAGAAGAAGCATTCGGTTCAACTCCGCCTGTTGTACACGCGATTCGACTTTCGTGCCTAGTTCCTCACGTTCCTTCTCATAACGCATTTCTACCTCAGTTTTTGCCGCTTGCCGCAGCTCATCCAACCTAGCCAAACGCATCTGAGCCTTTGCCAAAATATTCATCCTATCGTTCAAACGGGGCATACAGAATTCAGTAGCCAAGACATCAGAAACTCTGAACCcaaacaaggaaaagaaaaagtcCAGGCGGAGACACTTATTTGTTGCTCTcaaaatataatataaaacaCATCAATTGATGTTACATTAATTTAAGAAATGTCAGCCCAATCTCTGTTTTACATTCATTCACCATTTTCCTGGATTTTAAGAAACACATGTTAAAGTATTCGTTGTTTTATTTATGTTATTCCTAATTCcttagattttatatatataacacatcaatTGCTGTTACATTAATTTAAGAAAGGTCAGCCCAATCTCTGTTTTACATTCATTCACCATTTTCCTGGATTTTAAGAAACACATGTTAAAGTATTCGTTGTTTTATTTATGTTGTTCCTAATTCcttagattttatatatatatatatatatatataactgttcATTACAGGATCCCACAACTGCACCGACATGCAAGAACATGGTACACATGTGCTGACATGGGCCCTCCACTGACCTGGTTAGATGCCGTGGCCTAAAAATCAGTGCCAAGTATTTTCTAGCTGTTTGTTTGTGCCATATCTTatggccacctgatgagtggaccgccCAGATGTTTGGCCAGGGCAGCCATACACtggggacccacctaatggaccGCTTGGATGTTCCAGGCCTCAACCAGATTGACATATGGGGAGCCATGTGCAGGCGCTACGTTTTAAGTGCATGTGGAATTACCAATCATCCCTGTCTGTATTTCATCTATTGAATAGAGGAATGGTTAGCTAGAACCAATTAAGGTTAAATTAAATCCACGAACCAATTTTATAACCATGTGTTATCAAAAAGGGAAAAGGAATGACATTTTGGAAGTATGTTCTGTCTTCAAAGGcaagattgaaaaaaataatctaaagGCCCAAGAAAAGGTTCTGGGGTTTTGCAACTAGATGTAGATTGATTATTCCATTCCCCATCAAACAAACGTATTTTGTTTGCAATTTATTGAACATCGAGGGAATGGGGAGAAAATATCTGATAGTCATAAGGGAAGATTGGAAAAAGAAGTTATGAAGGCCCAAGAAACGGGTTCTAAGGTACAATAGGTGATCATTTCCTCATCAAACACAAGTGTTTTGTTTGTAATTTACATAACATCAATATAGAACATACACATTTGTTTGGAATTTATTGAACATCAAGGGAATGGGGAGAAAATATCTTAGCCATATGGTAAGATTGGCAAAAGTAGTTCTGAAGGCCAAGAAGCGGGTTCTAAGATACAATATGTGATCATTTCCTCATCAAACACAATATGTGATCACTTCCTCATCAAACACTAAGTGTTTTGTTTGTAACTTACAGAACATCAATATAGATTAGTCATGAGGTATGATGATGCCTTCACATTTTTTTTAAGGGTGTGATGCCTTTATGCATCCTCGTTTGAATATTGCCCTGACAAAACTGTACAAGGGGAGCCCTTGCTACGGTAATCCAGACCTTTGACCTGATGATGACATGGATGGGAGATGACCTGGAAAACTTCCAGACAGTAATATCTTGACCAACCAAATCGTCAGCCTTTTTCTTGACTGTTATGAAACATTCTTCTCAACTGTCTATTTGTAGGCTAGTGATTgggggttaggatcttccaaattGGGAGGTTTTTGGGGAATCCACCGTCCAATGTGGGATCCATCTATCAACAATTAGGACCCACCAAATCGCAGGCCCCAATAATACAGATCGGCACATCCAGACCCTGCAATTCCTCTCATGCTAAGAACGCATTAAGGTTTAACTTATTGAGAAGGTAAGAAGTTAAGACTAACTTATTGAGAAGGTAAGAAGGAAAGAGACAAAATGGCAAATAAAAACGAaggccttgaatttctttgatgTTATATTTCCCAACCAGTTTTAGAGCTACAGATTTCCCAACAGAAACTATCAGTCCAAACATGCAGAAACAAGTAGAAAATCAATCTTCAGGTATTATCACAAAAACCCAAAACTGGATTTCTCagattgtaaaaataaaatatcatcaCACAAAGAAGTCTCAACTTTAAGCCGAGAGCAAACTTAAATTGAAGAAATCACATAAAaacccatcaccatataaaaAATACCTTTTCTGCTCAGCTGCATAAAGCTTCGCTTCAAGCCGCTGTGCAAGGTCTTCATCTTGTGATGACCACGATGGACTTCTTGGCTTCGGTCGGGCCTTGTTCGACAACCACTCGTGAAATTGCTGCAAGACAGTGAAATCAGTATATTGAGCAACACTAAAAATTTAGAAGGATAAGATGAATTCAATCAATCAAAATTTAGTACATGCTTACGATCCGCGTTATTTTGGCACCACAACTTGCCCCTATTTGTATGAATGAGCAGACAGACAGATTGATGATTGGCCCTCCCAGAGTGTCAATTAATGGATTTAGGCCATCGCTAACATCCCCATGGGGGGATTAACCATCAATTTTTCAAGTTATCGATAGGATGGTTACAATCATCggattggtgttttttttttaatttattttttaatcgcGCCTTGGCCCTAACAGTAAGAAAGATTGGCAACCAGATTGGTGATTTGAGACGTTGAGAATCCATTTCTCAAGCTATTGGTTGAACGATCCATAACTTCCACCACCTCAGCTTTGCCCCAATGggacaaatgaatggatggtccagatcgatgGTTGCGCATGCTACAGGTAATTTAGAAGCTTCACATGAAGGTCGGGAAGCAGAACAAGAAGAAAAGGGATTCAGATTGAAGAAGAAAACCAGAAAATTAGCAGCAAATTCGAAGCCggtaaaagtaaaaaaagaaaggaaaatcaacAGGATCAAGTTCCTTAAACTGCAGTACTCGTTATTACTCCTCACCAAACAAAAATTACCCAAAATAGGAATTACATCCCACCAACCACTCTAAAAAATTTAAGAGTGAAAGCACAAATCCCataaaaagaaaagcaaaacgGGAAAAGGAAAATCCAGAACtgaaattttatatataaaaaaataataatactaataattaaACCTAAAACCCCATTCTGAAACTCTAAACCGAAAATTTGAAATTCCACGCCCAAAATTTGAAAGTTGAGACTGAAATTTgacgaaaaggagaagaaaagaactCCGAATCATTGATGCCAACTGCATACCTGTCTTCTGAGATCGGCTTCTCTGAGCTTGGCTTCGATTTCTTCGAgagttgaggaagaagaagaggggcTGCTTTCAAGAAGCCGCTGCCGAATTCGCCTAGGGACCTTCGTCGGAGAAGTCGACTCGCACGCCGGAAATTCTAACGCGATTCCGGCCACCTTGCCGGATTCCGACGGGGAATCGAACTCAGCAGCCATGCCGATCGAACGATTCCAAAACCCCAAAAAACCCACTGAATCGATCGATCGCCCgggagatggatggatggatggagacacagagagagagatgaaaatgTCGGAATACAACGGAACGGAACGCTGGTTTGCTACGTCTGCTTTCCTTTGCTTTTTATGTTCTATCTTTCGTTCCTCTTTCTCGCTTGCTTTCTTTTCAGTGCATCGCACGCGCCGAAGGGATGTGTTTCTATTgtaggtttttttctttttttctttttctctctctctcgctctctttttttttttacttaatgaCGACGTTATCCAAcggctctctccctctctcgggAAAGATACGGTAGGGTCGCCTCTATCTATTATAACTACATAGCCCACATTTCCATCGTACGCGTGGCAAGATACACGGTGGATCGGGAACGTACACTTTTTGGGTAAATGGATCTCTATTTTGAAGATTTCACAAATAGGATAATAATAACCATATTTCTCTTGAATTTCATCCATTAATCTCATCCGTTAATATATTGTACTTTGATGGACACCATCCATAAGTGTGGGCTATTTTTTTTTTGAGTAGTATTTTTACCACGAGTTTCCCACTatgtgaacggttcagatccattTTATATCTTTACACTTGTGCACTTAAAGGGTGGATTTACCTGGTGATGACGGACTGGCAGTATCATATATCATTTCCATGGATGTACAACCGAGAaggctactcgcgcgagtaggacTCTGGTCTATTGTAATTACCAGCACGTACGTGTGCAGCACATCTGTAGATGAGTAATTGCTGGAGCAGACACCCGTGGGCTGGTTGATGGGTAAACTGCGTTATTTTCGAGCTAGAGTAGGCGAATGGCCTGAGTCTTAAACACGTGTGCCGGCGTGCTCTCACGAGTGCTCTTAGTAGTGGACGagccataatgtatgtgttttatccactccgtccatccatttttatggatcattttagggcctgagacCACAAATGAGTTTGGATCttaatttcaggtggaccacaccacaggaaacaatggtgattaaacacccaccgttaaaaatttcctagggcacACTGTAATGCATGTTTTCTATccgacctgttgattaggtcaaaaagacttggatgaagggaaaacagaaatatcagcttcatccaaaacttttatagccccaacaagattttaatggtaggagttcaatctccactgtggtccacatgatatcttgatctgcctcttttttggatTAATTCTGTAAAATtagcttataaaatggatggacggcatggataaaagatatacatgatggtggggacAAGAGAGCTTTTCAAGTAGCACGTGTGCGGACGGTGCTGTATGCTACACTACGCGATTCGAATTCCGtaatcctaggttaggttttcctTATCACCATCCACACTAGCTCGTTATGTTTAAGTGGGGGTCGTGTtcattgatctaaaccgttgatggATCTGGCCCCGCATTGGATGGATCATTCCTCAAGAGTCTCGACGATAAGACTATCTTATCCCTTCGATTTGTGGCTGTCAAAAGATGGTTAAGAAACGAAACATAACAGTCACCTGCCGTGGGTCCCTATAAAGAGATGGGTCCCAGTTGTCTATTTCATACTGTGGTGGAAAACGGATTGCCTACCGAGttatagcgtactgagtaaaccgaGTTAGGCCAActgtgaatgtatttggtttatccacgccgtccatctatttttccatctcattttagtggttgaaaccaaaatttaaGCGTagccaaagctcaactggaccacaccagaggaaacagtggaaaatgacttccaccgttaaaaccttgtagggcccacagtgatttttatttgtcatccaacctttttttgagatcacacagacatggatgaagggaaaacacaaattgttGCTTAATCTGAAACATcggtggccccaagaatttttcaaccttagaatttcaattcacactatttcgcGTGGTGAGGTCctcatgagctttggatatacttcatttttgggctcaagccctaaaattatccattaaaatggatgaatggagtggataaattatGTAAATTACGATGGACCCCatgaagtttactcagtatgcaatccgcttccacgtaGGGGTGTGCacgaaccgagctaacttggttggATCGCTGGattcggctcgaaaaagctcgaattgactcgactcgaaccgagtcgagctgatttttagagCTCCAAAACAAGTTCGAGCttacctcagctcgactcgactcggatcgaatccagctcaaacttggctcgactcgacttggtgtAAGGGTATATATatcttttttattaaaaaaaaaaatccactgcTCTAACCTATTTTGCTTGTTTGCATGATCGGCGTCCCCTAAATCCTAACCCATTTCCTTTGCTGCCTGGCACCCCAAATCTTTACTCCTCATCCttttcctccctctctttctctaatctctccctcctctctggCTCACCCTGTCCGGCACGCCCCTAATCTTCTTTTCGAGTTTTGATTTTCTAGAcaatggatggagagagagagacctgctgGAAATGAAGGGGATTTCTTCCAACGAGATTTACAGATAGAAGGAACCAAGCTTAGTTAGAAGATTTCGCCCCTAATCGTCTTTTCGCTTGTCTTGTTCTTCTAATCTTCTCAATGATCTCCGCAGCATCAATTAGAAGATTCTACTCTGAGATGCTCATATAAGCAAGAGGTTTGTACCTTTCTTGTTGTATCAGAAATTGATAGATTTTGAAGGTGCgatctaagtgtttgtgaaaatgcttcaatgatcaactcggcttgatcttaGTTCAAACCCAGCTCGAGCTATTAAatgaaccgagccgagccaagtttgagccgaggtcagccagtggccgagtcaagtcgagcttaggCGAGCTCGACAacgttcgactcgatgtacacgcCTACTTCCACTATGGCGATGTGAATGGCTATTGAAGTAAGCCATTCGCCATGCACACGGTACACACGTGATATATTTGAACCATTCAAATCTTGGTCCCCATTCTGATTGAACATGGCCTGAAAATCACACAGCACagtgatcttaaccatccgattCTGGCTGAATCTAAACTGCTGACCATTTTCACTTTTGACCGTCCATGCGATGACTTCCAATGATTATGACGATCGGTCGCATTTAAGCACTATCATCCATCCATGAACCCCCACGATTTCACAGCTAAGATCTCACACACTTACCATTGCGGTGGGAAACGTGTCCAGAGTtagaaaatctttgatactccggcagactGATGGGTGATGTGCAGGCCCTTATAAATTGCACCTGTCGCATACAAGCAATTCAAACTAGACCGCTCAAATTAGGGTTCTAGTTTAGATGCATCACCGCCAAGAATTATTCTTACTAAATTATCTGCTTATTAAGTATAtttgttggacggttaaaaaaatccaatggtcatattttAATAAACacgtgtccacaaatcagaggttaggatttctCAACTAATCTGATTCTTGGATCGTGAATCCGATACAGTGGCTTCAACGACTTAGTCGGTTTAAATAGAGTGTGTACACACCACATGTTTCAATTCTGAGTGCATGAGTATCAAGCcttatactctgccagagtatatcTAACATGCACCACGTGTTTAATTTCTGACTACCTGAATATCAAGAGGTCCATAGTCGGCCAGAATATATCTCACATACACCACGTGttcaatttctgagtgcatgagtatcaagcttcatactctgccagagtatatcTAACTCTCACATGGAGCCACTGTTAAATCTCTACATCCACTCGATTGATAGATATACCCATCTTTTATACTTGTTATAACCCAATAACACATTCTTATATGGTtgtgtttctaaaattagaaaaatagggtttttttttttgtcaacctTCCCTCTTTTTAAGGAGCGGAAGTGTGTGGGTTTGGCAATTTGCTCGTAAAGTAAACTTTGCAATTTTAAGCTTCCGATAACTTTTTGGAGGGGTTTTCTCACCTTTTGGGGGTTCCTCCACGTCAAGAAATGAGAGAAACTTCATAGCCACCAGAATCCCTCTCTTCCCACACGTGCTTACGTGGCATGCGTGGGAGCCATCATGGCCGTTCATCTAGTTAGCCATACCATAAAACGTATATGATACGAAATTTAGGCCGGATCATCGATTGAAGGGCCACACATGTTCAcaaaaatggacggctaaaaaaTGAGAAACTGTCCTGATTTTATCTCACAGTGGTTGGTCACAAGTGGATTCGTCTAGGCTCAATATTCGCACGTGTGGATAGAGGAGCCATCCAAATTTCCACACGCGCGAGCAGTCATAGCTGttttcttttggaaatatgatggacggtcctggTCAATTTCTTATATGATAAGGagctttatttatttgatttcttagatGATAGTCTTTTATGACGGCGAGACGCGTCGATTCGCCGTCACCGTTACTGATGACGTGGCGGAAAGAGACGACTACAGACACCATCCGCGTAAACTTCGGCGAGGAGAGGACACGTAATCGCGCCAATCGTTCCGGAGAAGTCTCCCGTCACTGGAGGAATCGAGAGATCTTCAGGCGGTTTAAGCGAGGATAGATTCGTGGCGCACAATACAAAACTCGCACGTACGAGAAAGATCCAGGAATTCATCCTTTTTATAGCGTGTGAAAAACGTAGGCCGTTAAAATCAAGGGGGCCACGCGTAATGGAgaaggtgggccttagaaaataaCTGATGTCTCCACCGAAAGCACACGAGTGGAATGTATAATGATTCAGTCTATTGATTTCGGGCATTATGTGATGGGCCAGTCTAATGAATGGACCCGATCTTTATTACGCGTGTGATGTGTGGACGTGTTTGCAAAGCGCTTGCAATCTGTCCTCGCGCGAATATTCTCTGCATTTCTATTTCTTGCGAGGAAGCAAATAGGCGTGTTTCGTAACAGAGGAATTGATGCACGTCACCTTTttagggggagcggattaggtgcggcaccGGCCTCACCCAATACAGTTCGGCccttaaagtggggcccacattgatgtgtatgtttatatccacaccgtccatccgtttttccaaatcatttaatGGCATAATCACAAAAATTATTAAGGTAAAATTCTCAGGTTGActgtaccacaggaaacagtgatgaatgaatggccctaccattaaaatatttctagTGATCAACCtagtgtttatttatcatccaaccagttgataaggtctcataaacctcgatgaagggaaagaaataaatattatcttgatttagcttgatccaaaactttcgtggcccatatctgcttcattttttgagataataccctaaaatgatctgaaaaaatgtatggacggcatggatatatattacatatatcaaggtgggccccatagaaagGTCCGTACAGTCTTGGGTTAGGCCGGGGCGTCACCTAATCCCCTTCCCTTTTGAGAGATTGATCACGTATGTTCCGACGTATGTGAGTTCGCACTGTGTGGGTCCACCATGCAGTTTATAGGCCCGGTCAgttcgggaacggattggctactccccccgccagTAGCCCGGTGGCTTGTGGTCGGTACTCtgcgggccccactatgaagtatgccttttatccgtgccgttcatccatttttatagatcattttagggctcgatccaaaaaatgagagggacataaatctcaagtggaccacaccacaggaaaacaatagtgattgtatatccaccattaaaatcatcctaaggcccactgtactgtttatttgacatccaatctgttgattaggtcatacagacctagatgaagggaaaaacaaaaataagcttgatccaaaacttttatgtccccaaaaagttttcaatggtcaacgttcaatcaacactatttcctgtaatgtggtccgcttgagattgttatatatctcatttttgggctcatatcataaaatgatctataaaaatagatggacggcatggatgaaacacatcatcatggtagggcccacagagcaccaaccactagccattggctggtggctgaGAGAGTATAGCCAACCCGTTCTCGTTCGTTTTCATATGTGATCCCAGATCGAAAAAATCATCCTCGTCCGaaatataggtgggccacaacacgggAAGCAAAGTGGGACAACGTGGACGCCCGTtccgtgtggggcccatccaatctgatcatcagACGCGcccccaccaggatgaagagacAACCCAAAAGAAAGTCTATTACaaactcacgtggaccacaccacgtaaaCGATCATATCGATGAATACACATGCCTTCCTGTAGCGTGGCCTACCTAATTTTTGGATCTGGCTAATTGTTGGATCAGAAGGTAAAAATAAGGCTGGTTGCCCGATGAGCGGCTTGGATTCCACACACATCTCTTGGGGCCGACAAGCTCGACCGTGAAGGAACTGGCACACGTCTcgtgagcctaaaattgaagcatatcctaagctcaagtggtccacatcacTGGAACAGTGGGAGTAATGATTTCACCCTTGAAATTTTAATAGAGagtgcagtgatgtttatttgtcattcaacctgtaaTAAGATCACACCtatataaataaaagtaaaacaataccaacttgatccaaaaattacaTGGCTCTCAATAAAATTTCCATGATAGATGTTCACTtcacacagtttcctatggtatgacccaAGTAACTCAGCATCTTTTTATTGTAAGGAGTAAATTCTGCTGGGTCCACCGATGAATGGACATGGTTTATGTTGGATATTGAATTTTGGAAAATAATAATTGTACACTACAACCTATCTCTTATACCACCATGCTATCATGTGT
This window encodes:
- the LOC131242839 gene encoding uncharacterized protein LOC131242839 isoform X1, translated to MAAEFDSPSESGKVAGIALEFPACESTSPTKVPRRIRQRLLESSPSSSSSTLEEIEAKLREADLRRQQFHEWLSNKARPKPRSPSWSSQDEDLAQRLEAKLYAAEQKRMNILAKAQMRLARLDELRQAAKTEVEMRYEKEREELGTKVESRVQQAELNRMLLLKAYKQRRAAAQERTAQSLLQRRLRENKYKERVQTAMCQKRAAAEKKRLGLLEAEKTRARARVMQVRRVAKSVCHQREIERRRMKDQLEDRLQRAKRQRAEYLRHRGSPYSSTRINWNKMHKHGDFLSRKLARCWRRFLKSRRTTFALAKAYEALEINDKSVRSMPFEQLAVHIESAATLQTVKSLLDRLESRFMLSQASLSRLDNIDHLLKRLASPNRRGGSNNTAKTRGTKKGSKKETKSLEVNKLLRYPTRVVLCAYMILGHPDAVFNGQGECEVALAESAANFIQEFELLVKIILDGPSQSNSAGSSRQSSPDIMADSLDIEESAPSPTRRTFRSQLAAFDAAWCSYLYRFVAWKVKDARSLEEDLVRAACQLELSMMQTCKLTPEGSSGDLTHDMRAIQKQVSEDQKLLREKVQHLSGSAGIERMECALSDTRSKYFEAKENGSPTVPPIAHISSSTPSSSAGPSVPVSEQRSPVEGSQSSHRVVRSLFKDAPSSSEVASAAPRTSDAQPSSSTSENLVTENELLVNEILHAGPRAFADSFVVSNEDQTVIQAKIKETMEKAFWDGIAESLKEDEPDYGRIVLLVKEVRDELCEMAPKSWKQEIHEAIDLDILSQVLKSGTLDMDYLERILEYSLATLQKLSAPAKEDEMRKAHQNLLSELAEIACAGGKLNSSFVIATIKGLRFVLEQIQELKREISKARIRMMEPFIKGPAGFEYLQKAFADRYGHPSDAASSLPLTVRWLESVHAIVEEEWDEHKDSLSALTMGNAGSSQGLPPASSLRTGGAVPVSGNQVLMVSHSQTSATGDQLPECNGGRVDMLVRLGLLRLVCGVEGMTQEALPETLKLNFSRLRAVQSQLQKIIVISTSMLVLRQILLSENSATSSTNVEAVISDSVKRLSELLDRVTDAGIAEIVETALEPSSSAEDREKASSMERLQARKKVMASMLAKSLQAGDAVFSRVAQVIYLAARGIVFGGSTTNGCKLADTALRRVGSAVLSDRVVEAAEVLVVTAMVSGQVHGPWYSVLVENI